Proteins from one Podospora pseudocomata strain CBS 415.72m chromosome 4, whole genome shotgun sequence genomic window:
- a CDS encoding hypothetical protein (EggNog:ENOG503P2IV; COG:S; antiSMASH:Cluster_8), which yields MATYVTEQSTTAIGILFPTLAIILLGIRTYGLFRHYSRRDIGIDDVLIVPAAFLTVTSGVAMAIGAQMHIIGGHSLDGSWGPEDNVKLGKFEYAFWMGHILAIGFIKLTLLFFFRGLFKGRAERTAFDYSNWILIVLVILWTVLFLFLEIFACGLRPESGWESFESLRTKCMDTFGMLTGCSVFSWVLDLAIFIEPLIMIRTLNMSLKRKVQASIVFLFSGFAVIAGLLRMIPWIQIYMQDVRNPTIRILADDLPVTDQEGVVSIVLFWTYMEIGVGFIVSCVPRSAWIWDKLPSLTPLLSKMSRSFTSVASRSSTTKTGTADHDSERKAQGMHSELHSQRSLVNMKGTSIGSRRSSENLELGIMS from the exons ATGGCCACCTATGTCACCGAGCAGAGTACAACTGCGATTGGGATTCTTTTCCCCACGTTAGCGATAATATTGCTAGGTATTCGTACCTATGGGCTTTTTCGGCATTACTCTCGACGTGATATCGGTATCGATGATGTCCTGATTGTACCGGCGGCG TTTCTCACGGTTACATCTGGCGTTGCGATGGCGATAGGGGCACAAATGCACATCATCGGTGGCCATTCCCTTGACGGCTCATGGGGGCCTGAAGATAACGTCAAGCTTGGAAAG TTCGAGTACGCCTTCTGGATGGGCCATATCCTCGCCATCGGCTTCATCAAACTTAccctgctcttcttcttccgggGTTTGTTTAAGG GCCGGGCCGAACGAACAGCATTCGACTACTCAAACTGGATACTCATTGTCCTTGTAATACTCTGGACAGTCTTGTTTCTCTTTCTCGAGATATTCGCCTGCGGGCTAAGGCCAGAGTCCGGATGGGAAAGCTTCGAGTCTTTGAGAACCAAGTGCATGGACACCTTCGGCATGCTAACCGGTTGTTCCGTCTTTAGCTGGGTGCTGGACCTGGCTATCTTTATCGAGCCGTTGATCATG ATCCGGACGCTGAACATGAGTCTAAAGCGGAAAGTGCAGGCGTCgattgtttttcttttcagtGGCTT TGCCGTGATTGCAGGACTCTTGCGGATGATTCCCTGGATTCAGATCTACATGCAAGATGTCAGGAATCCCACCATCAGAATCCTTGCTGACGATTTGCCGGTAACTGATCAAGAAG GGGTCGTATCAATTGTTCTATTCTGGACATACATGGAAATTGGCGTCGGATTCATTGTCTCCTGCGTACCCCGAAGCGCTTGGATCTGGGACAAGCTCCCATCTCTCACGCCCTTGCTATCCAAGATGTCGCGATCTTTTACTTCAGTCGCATCCCGCTCATCGACTACCAAGACAGGCACGGCTGACCATGATAGCGAACGGAAAGCTCAAGGGATGCATTCCGAGCTTCACTCACAGAGATCACTCGTCAATATGAAGGGCACTTCAATCGGTAGCCGGAGATCATCCGAGAACCTTGAATTGGGAATCATGTCATAG
- the MOD-A gene encoding Mod-A protein (EggNog:ENOG503P1MN; antiSMASH:Cluster_9; COG:S) encodes MDPNNDFPNSTVFVKVDDDQEMKVNMTALIFAIVALIGTFAQVLQQYIASAAGYSNCGESVMGEWHKSKKRAFRATELRFEVQFETPVIFICPPTNTKGPIPAKPIYFVDGSDQSLKDTRALLPKDEKSREERLASSKVHTADNERATWVNLLSQLQSMERESQEWQKDFYGQNPPLNPRSHIGFRDHTLAIAMQVKKRSWDNMPTDIKKPYATTAICHLLELAAIMGIYWQEFDRSRDRYRAEGNGYMLTGTNVNDLGLVFTFQICGKSRFKENRVIPVDEVKDLCCGFVPTLFQKSDKDKRRVEFPNEDAKDLSVLQFGSMNEIAETMVLIDCNTNTANYFRSKNTTARHSHLFPVPFELLGMLGKTLHIRNSAYRMLPNPTPYHWDKNFFNLRRLIKEYKKKIDDTDSEIAPTPRIQDLKADVAELVFDLNLDKKSATPGYSLPLLNNLHGVLDRCDVYLKEVADMDLVRMVVREHFQRILKMINDPQDKPGANTKDDGKHATGEERQRAERFSELSAASPEVRQEAFMELYFYSVLPEVRYRAVTSYKRQQTTGYAPSIRSRSGSLETLPDMKSFSEPVTPTVVSTPNRPLSPALAPPVPSPGPPPPALEKHRSTQSVPLLRVSTPTPPTVDKTTSLDTDATDIWCTLVLRMLCWLLLHDFNKKDVQIPKSELLGNRLPVYIA; translated from the exons ATGGATCCCAACAATGACTtccccaacagcaccgtTTTTGTcaaggtcgacgacgaccagGAGATGAAGGTCAACATGACGGCCCTCATATTTGCGATTGTTGCCCTGATTGGCACCTTTGCACAGGTGCTTCAACAGTACATCGCCTCGGCCGCTGGCTACTCCAACTGCGGCGAGAGCGTCATGGGCGAATGGCACAAGAGCAAAAAGCGAGCGTTCCGAGCGACCGAGCTGCGATTCGAGGTTCAGTTTGAGACGCCTGTTATCTTCATTTGCCCGCCGACCAACACCAAAGGTCCCATCCCGGCGAAGCCCATCTACTTTGTCGACGGCTCTGACCAGAGCTTGAAGGATACACGCGCCTTGCTACCCAAGGATGAGAAGTcgcgggaggagaggctTGCGTCGAGCAAGGTGCACACGGCAGACAACGAAAGAGCGACCTGGGTGAACTTGCTTTCCCAGCTTCAGTCCATGGAGCGGGAGAGCCAAGAATGGCAGAAGGACTTTTACGGCCAGAACCCGCCTCTGAACCCCAGATCCCACATCGGATTTAGAGATCACACCCTTGCCATCGCCATGCAGGTCAAGAAGCGCAGCTGGGACAACATGCCGACCGACATCAAGAAGCCGTATGCCACGACGGCCATTTGCCATTTGCTCGAGcttgccgccatcatggGCATCTACTGGCAAGAGTTTGACCGATCACGTGACAGGTACCGCGCCGAAGGAAACGGATACATGCTTACGGGAACCAACGTCAACGACCTTGGCCTCGTCTTCACCTTTCAGATCTGTGGCAAGAGCCGGTTTAAAGAGAACCGTGTGATCCCGGTCGATGAGGTGAAAGACTTGTGCTGCGGCTTCGTGCCCACCCTCTTCCAGAAGAGCGACAAGGACAAGCGCAGGGTCGAGTTTCCAAATGAGGATGCCAAAGACCTGAGCGTCTTGCAGTTTGGGAGCATGAACGAGATTGCAGAGACCATGGTGCTTATTGACTGCAATACCAACACGGCCAACTATTTCCGATCCAAGAACACCACTGCCCGGCACAGCCATCTTTTTCCCG TGCCATTTGAGTTGCTTGGTATGCTTGGCAAAACACTGCATATCCGCAACAGCGCTTACCGCATGCTGCCGAACCCGACGCCGTATCATTGGGACAAgaacttcttcaacctccgcAGGTTGATCAAGGAgtacaagaagaagattgacGATACAGACTCGGAAATCGCACCGACTCCGCGAATTCAAGACCTCAAGGCAGATGTCGCCGAGCTGGTTTTCGACTTGAACCTCGACAAGAAGTCGGCAACTCCAGGCTACTCGCTACCGCTGCTCAACAACCTACACGGGGTGCTTGACAGGTGTGACGTTTATCTCAAGGAAGTAGCCGACATGGATCTGGTGCGTATGGTGGTCCGGGAGCACTTCCAAAGGATTCTCAAGATGATCAACGACCCACAAGACAAGCCCGGGGCCAACACCAAGGACGACGGCAAGCACGCCACCGGGGAAGAGCGCCAGCGGGCAGAACGCTTCTCGGAACTCAGCGCAGCAAGTCCCGAGGTCCGCCAGGAGGCTTTCATGGAACTGTACTTTTACAGCGTGCTCCCCGAAGTTAGATACCGGGCTGTCACGTCGTATAAGCGACAGCAAACCACTGGATACGCACCCTCGATCCGTTCACGCTCCGGTTCGCTCGAGACACTGCCAGACATGAAGTCCTTTTCCGAGCCAGTCACCCCTACCGTTGTCTCAACGCCCAACAGGCCACTCTCGCCGGCTCTTGCGCCGCCAGTCCCGTCCCCAGGCCCGCCCCCGCCCGCATTGGAAAAGCATCGAAGCACCCAGTCAGTGCCACTTTTGCGAGTCTCGacacccactcctcccacggTGGACAAGACAACAAGCCTGGACACAGATGCCACAGATATCTGGTGTACCCTCGTGCTGCGTATGCtctgttggctgctgctgcatgaCTTCAATAAGAAGGATGTGCAGATCCCCAAGAGCGAGCTGCTGGGAAACCGGTTGCCTGTGTACATCGCCTAG
- a CDS encoding hypothetical protein (COG:O; EggNog:ENOG503PS7B; antiSMASH:Cluster_9; MEROPS:MER0090759), with amino-acid sequence MKSSILAFLAVGVAHSAGRLLHATRHGLVPDTVTSNVIPMRKHIVPSFGHRSSVVKPVYRRTADVNHPANLTNVHDVYYIVDIVVGNQTLAVSVDTGSSDTWFVSDYFECVRFWWQGPEYKPNCGLADGFTGNLSGGVLDNPPFVRSYMDTTFVSGYYGFEDVTVGSITAKNQRVGVVNYTFWAGDGLTSGLLGLGYPFMTSLDGAEQNQAPYDPVFTTMWKNKLIDPLFSIALSRESGDQGEPDGEVRTPEGSYLALGGLPPVEVDEESWARTKIHGVDAIPEWMFEQSDLGLYIIKPDSWVYGRETEDVTPAEADQGAVMTHGLTTNTTQFPVLIDVGATLSLLPKGLVQKLYAAFDPPAKYLSTNGLFFALCNATIPKFGVNIGENTFYFAPEDLLRQTARDPSGEYCRIGVTDVNGGPYVLGVSFLSSVVAVFDIENTEMRFASRTKY; translated from the exons ATGAAATCCTCGATTCTCGCATTCCTCGCAGTGGGCGTCGCGCACTCGGCCGGCCGGCTGCTCCACGCTACTCGACATGGACTTGTACCAGATACTGTCACGTCCAATGTCATCCCCATGCGCAAGCACATTGTGCCTTCTTTCGGACACCGCTCCAGTGTCGTGAAACCCGTCTACCGCAGGACAGCAGACGTGAACCACCCGGCCAACTTGACCAACGTGCACGATGTCTATTACATCGTCGATATCGTTGTTGGGAACCAGACTCTCGCTGTCAGTGTTGACACAGGATCAAGCGACACATGGTTTGTGTCGGACTATTTTGAGTGCGTCAGGTTCTGGTGGCAGGGCCCAGAATAT AAACCAAACTGTGGACTAGCAGACGGCTTTACGGGCAACCTGTCGGGCGGAGTCCTGGACAACCCACCATTTGTCCGATCCTACATGGATACCACGTTTGTGTCGGGCTATTACGGGTTCGAAGATGTCACTGTTGGATCAATCACAGCCAAAAACCAACGCGTTGGAGTCGTCAATTACACGTTTTGGGCGGGCGATGGCCTTACCTCGGGTCTTTTGGGGCTGGGGTATCCCTTCATGACGAGCCTGGACGGCGCAGAGCAAAACCAGGCACCATATGACCCCGTTTTCACGACCATGTGGAAGAACAAGCTGATTGATCCTCTGTTCAGCATTGCGCTCTCCAGAGAGAGTGGGGACCAGGGCGAGCCGGATGGGGAGGTCAGGACGCCAGAAGGGTCCTACTTGGCACTAGGTGGTCTGCCACccgtggaggtggatgaggagagctGGGCGAGGACAAAGATTCACGGTGTTGACGCTATCCCCGAGTGGATGTTTGAGCAATCAGACCTGGGTTTATACATTATTAAGCCCGACTCGTGGGTGTACGGACGCGAAACGGAGGATGTCACGCCGGCTGAGGCAGATCAGGGCGCTGTCATGACACATGGGCTGACGACAAACACTACCCAGTTTCCCGTTCTGATTGACGTGGGGGCTACACTCAGCTTGCTTCCTAAGG GTCTGGTTCAGAAGCTGTACGCGGCGTTTGATCCTCCCGCCAAATACCTGAGCACCAACGGCCTGTTCTTTGCCCTGTGCAatgccaccatccccaaatTCGGTGTCAACATTGGCGAAAATACTTTCTACTTTGCGCCTGAGGACCTGCTGCGTCAGACGGCTCGTGATCCATCTGGGGAATATTGTCGAATTGGGGTCACGGACGTGAATGGGGGCCCCTATGTCTTGGGCGTGTCATTCTTGTCAAGCGTGGTCGCCGTTTTTGACATTGAAAATACCGAGATGAGGTTTGCTTCAAGGACAAAGTATTGA
- a CDS encoding hypothetical protein (antiSMASH:Cluster_9; COG:S; EggNog:ENOG503P18C) has translation MSALFHTKDRSAKECHHVPGQERSTKSTILETGAALTQDFTPTKNICAHLNAFHVYASDPTRVVEANHYCGHLTEDVRQCLLYDSPDPGARLIGVEYMIKPHLYETLPQEERRLWHSHVFEVKSGMLVMPQPNSAVPTAAWEKAETEEMKEVIELYGKVYHLWQVDRGDRLPMGAPQLMTSITSFDQVPDLEKKMDERDQKFVGQAVDWRRKREIRKDLVEPTVHPDADYQVKRKE, from the coding sequence ATGTCAGCTCTTTTCCACACTAAGGATCGTTCTGCCAAGGAATGCCATCATGTTCCTGGCCAGGAGAGAAGCACCAAGtccaccatcctcgaaaCCGGCGCCGCCCTGACCCAAGATTTCACTCCCACCAAGAACATCTGCGCCCACCTCAACGCCTTCCACGTCTATGCCTCTGACCCAACACGGGTAGTAGAGGCAAACCACTACTGCGGTCACCTAACAGAGGATGTTCGCCAGTGCCTGCTCTACGACTCACCCGATCCAGGCGCCCGTCTCATTGGAGTCGAGTACATGATCAAGCCTCATTTATACGAAACCCTACCGCAGGAGGAGCGCCGACTTTGGCACTCGCACGTCTTTGAAGTCAAGTCCGGCATGCTTGTCATGCCACAGCCCAACTCCGCCGTTCCTACAGCCGCCTGGGAAAAGGCTGAGACCGAAGAGATGAAGGAAGTAATCGAGCTTTATGGCAAGGTCTATCATCTCTGGCAGGTTGACAGAGGGGACAGGTTGCCCATGGGGGCACCGCAGCTGATGACAAGTATTACCTCTTTCGACCAGGTGCCCgatttggagaagaagatggatgagAGAGATCAAAAGTTTGTTGGCCAGGCCGTGGACTGGAGACGGAAGAGAGAAATCAGGAAGGACCTTGTGGAACCAACTGTTCATCCGGACGCAGATTATCAAGTAAAGAGGAAGGAATAA